The following is a genomic window from Nitrospira sp..
CCGGTTTCAGGTGTTCAAGCGCCAGCCTGAGCCGGTCGGCCTGCTGCACCTCCGGTAATTGAATCTCCAGCACCATGATGTAGACGGGCACGTCTCCCGATCCGATCACGCGCGTGTTCATGTCGGTGATGTTGCCGTTGTGCTGGGCGACGGTTCGCGCCACTTGCGCCACGATGCCGGGATGGTCGGCGCCGTACACCGACAGCATGAAGATCGGGACTTCCGGAGTAACCTGTCTTACCGCGGCGTGATCCGGTAAACCTCTGCAGAGGACGGCGAGGTCGAGCGGAGCCGTGTCGGGTGTCAGGCGCCGGCCGAGGGTTTCGGCGTCGATCCCCTCGGGCAGCCGCACCATGACCATCATGGTGAACTCGCCGCGCAGTCTGGTCATGCAGGTGTCTTCGATGTTGCAACCGAGCCGGTAGAGTGCGTCCGCCACGGCGGCGACGATGCCTGGTCGGTCCTGGCCGAATGCGGTGACGATAGCGAAGTGGTGCATTGTGGATTCGCCGGTGGTGAGTCAGGCACACGATGCATCGGTAGCATGCTGGAATCGTCGGCGATTAGCAAGAGGAGCGGAGGGAGATGGAAGCTGCGACTATAATAACTTCGCCATGGCTGCGCTGAACTGCCGAAGGTCGTCGAGCCGCGTTTGGAGAATGTCGTACACGTGTCCGTAGTCGATGGTCCAATACACATGCA
Proteins encoded in this region:
- a CDS encoding GcvR-like protein → MHHFAIVTAFGQDRPGIVAAVADALYRLGCNIEDTCMTRLRGEFTMMVMVRLPEGIDAETLGRRLTPDTAPLDLAVLCRGLPDHAAVRQVTPEVPIFMLSVYGADHPGIVAQVARTVAQHNGNITDMNTRVIGSGDVPVYIMVLEIQLPEVQQADRLRLALEHLKPVLGVDLTFRPLESVTF